The following proteins come from a genomic window of Pseudomonas sp. MAG733B:
- a CDS encoding arginyltransferase, giving the protein MTELARLKFYATQPHSCSYLPEEQATTLFLDPSQPMDVHVYADLSEMGFRRSGDHLYRPHCQNCNACVPARIPVAQFTPNRQQKRIFKRNADLQVRPAKPGFSEEYFDLYQRYIEERHADGDMYPPSRDQFSTFLVRDLPFSRFYEFRLDGRLLAIAVTDLLPNGLSAVYTFYEPAEERRSLGRYAILWQIAEARRLGLDAVYLGYWIKNCKKMSYKTQYRPIELLVNQRWVVLN; this is encoded by the coding sequence ATGACCGAGTTGGCGCGTTTGAAGTTCTATGCCACTCAGCCCCACTCTTGCAGCTATCTGCCTGAGGAGCAGGCCACGACCCTGTTCCTAGACCCTAGCCAGCCCATGGATGTGCATGTCTATGCAGACTTGTCGGAAATGGGTTTTCGTCGCAGTGGCGACCACTTGTATCGCCCCCATTGCCAGAACTGCAATGCGTGCGTGCCGGCGCGCATTCCTGTAGCCCAATTCACGCCCAACCGTCAGCAGAAGCGTATTTTCAAGCGTAACGCCGACTTGCAGGTGCGCCCGGCCAAGCCAGGTTTCAGCGAAGAGTATTTCGACCTTTATCAGCGTTACATCGAAGAGCGGCATGCCGATGGCGACATGTACCCGCCCAGCCGCGATCAGTTTTCGACCTTCCTGGTACGTGACCTGCCGTTCTCACGGTTCTACGAATTCCGTCTCGACGGACGGTTGCTGGCGATCGCCGTCACCGACCTTCTGCCCAACGGCCTGTCGGCGGTCTACACCTTCTACGAGCCCGCCGAAGAACGACGCAGCCTGGGGCGTTACGCCATCCTCTGGCAAATCGCCGAGGCCCGGCGCTTGGGGCTGGACGCGGTGTACCTGGGCTACTGGATCAAAAACTGCAAAAAAATGAGTTACAAGACCCAATATCGCCCCATCGAGCTGCTGGTTAACCAGCGCTGGGTCGTTCTGAACTAG
- the infA gene encoding translation initiation factor IF-1: MSKEDSFEMEGTVVDTLPNTMFRVELENGHVVTAHISGKMRKNYIRILTGDKVRVELTPYDLSKGRITYRAR, from the coding sequence ATGTCGAAAGAAGACAGCTTCGAAATGGAAGGCACTGTCGTCGACACCCTGCCCAACACCATGTTTCGCGTGGAGTTGGAAAATGGGCACGTCGTAACCGCGCATATTTCCGGCAAGATGCGCAAGAACTACATCCGTATTCTTACCGGTGACAAAGTGCGCGTCGAGCTGACGCCCTATGACTTGAGCAAAGGGCGCATCACTTACCGCGCTCGCTAA